One Propionispora hippei DSM 15287 genomic region harbors:
- the rnpM gene encoding RNase P modulator RnpM: MQKKKIPQRMCVGCQEMKSKKELLRIVRTPDGSIVLDATGKKAGRGAYICPSEECFTKAMKQKRIEKALNQPIEAAVYEALRDGITKL, encoded by the coding sequence ATGCAGAAGAAAAAGATCCCGCAGCGTATGTGCGTCGGCTGCCAAGAGATGAAAAGCAAGAAAGAATTACTCAGGATTGTCCGTACGCCTGACGGCAGTATTGTTTTGGATGCCACCGGCAAGAAGGCCGGACGCGGTGCTTATATATGTCCGTCAGAGGAATGCTTTACCAAGGCTATGAAGCAAAAACGGATAGAAAAAGCGCTTAATCAGCCGATTGAGGCGGCTGTGTACGAAGCCTTGCGCGACGGAATAACAAAATTATGA
- a CDS encoding L7Ae/L30e/S12e/Gadd45 family ribosomal protein gives MKEQRVMSLLGLAQKAGKIVSGELAVEKAVRSGKAKLIVVAADGSDNTKKAYQNMAAYYKLPFYEILSKDALGQCIGKHNRAALAVIDEGFSRSLDSILNGK, from the coding sequence ATGAAGGAACAAAGAGTGATGTCGCTCCTGGGGCTGGCCCAAAAAGCCGGTAAAATCGTGTCAGGCGAACTGGCGGTGGAAAAGGCCGTCCGGTCAGGCAAGGCGAAGCTGATCGTGGTCGCGGCCGATGGTTCGGACAATACAAAAAAGGCCTATCAAAATATGGCAGCTTACTACAAACTGCCTTTTTACGAGATACTGTCCAAGGATGCATTGGGACAATGCATCGGAAAACATAACCGTGCGGCACTGGCCGTCATTGATGAAGGCTTCAGCCGGTCATTAGACAGCATATTGAACGGGAAATGA
- the infB gene encoding translation initiation factor IF-2, which yields MSKYRIYELAKEFNTTSKVIMDILARNNMAAKNHMSSVDQEAKQIIDRTFARKIDQPVPSKAPSAPAAPAARPESARPQPRPGAVDAPRRDLRNEQPSRQQQGEQRPHQPNRNNGTFQQQRPQQAAQGNQQRPQQPFQGNNQQRPQQQGNYARPQRPQQSGGTNQQRPPQQGSPIHSQQRPPYQGPRNAGGTEQHNDNRSNNRGPSEQRNNNSGNAGNRFAGQGQQKQPYSNNNNFNKNKPHGANRQQNRSNHGGRNAHRSPQPVQPKVEPPKPKNIKLGESIIVKELASKMGREASEVIKKLMMLGVMVTINQEVDFDTASLIATDFGVTVEALPPEEDPTEIPEIEDDEADLVIRPPVVTVMGHVDHGKTSLLDAIRQTRVTQQEAGGITQHIGAYQVVCQGKKIVFLDTPGHEAFTAMRARGAQVTDIAILVVAADDGVMPQTIEAINHAKSAKVPIIVAINKMDRPGANPDRVKQQLGDHGLVPEDWGGDTIMVPVSAHQKTGIEELLEMILLMAEVQEIKANPNRAAYGIIIEAELDKGRGPVATVLVQKGTLRIGDSIIAGTAFGKVRAMVNDRGEKVKKAEPSTPVEVLGLADVPQAGDILVAVDEKTARAVAEKRIAKRRTEEMQQSQKVSLDDLFKQIQDGNIKDLNIVIKADVQGSIEALRQSLLNLNTGEEVRVSIVHAGVGAINESDVMLASASNALIIGFNVRPDGNARKAAESEKIDIRLYRVIYEAINDVEAAMKGMLAPEYKEVVQGRLEVRKVISVPKTVVAGSYVLEGKITRTSQIRVVRNGVVVHEGEIEALRRFKDDVKEVAAGYECGISVEKFRDIKEGDIIESFVMEEVKKG from the coding sequence ATGTCCAAATATAGAATATATGAATTAGCTAAGGAATTTAATACAACCAGTAAGGTGATTATGGATATTCTGGCACGCAACAATATGGCGGCCAAAAATCATATGAGCAGTGTGGACCAGGAAGCAAAGCAAATTATTGACCGTACCTTTGCCCGCAAAATTGATCAGCCGGTTCCGAGCAAAGCTCCGTCAGCACCGGCGGCGCCGGCGGCCAGACCGGAGTCAGCCCGGCCGCAGCCAAGACCGGGAGCTGTAGATGCACCACGGCGGGACCTGCGGAACGAACAGCCCAGTCGCCAGCAGCAGGGAGAACAGCGTCCTCACCAGCCCAATCGGAATAACGGAACGTTCCAGCAACAACGTCCGCAACAAGCTGCTCAGGGCAATCAGCAGCGCCCGCAGCAGCCTTTTCAGGGCAACAATCAACAGCGTCCGCAGCAGCAGGGCAACTATGCAAGACCGCAGCGCCCGCAGCAAAGCGGCGGGACTAATCAGCAGCGCCCACCGCAACAGGGTTCGCCAATTCATTCGCAGCAGCGTCCGCCTTATCAGGGGCCGCGCAACGCCGGCGGCACGGAGCAGCATAATGACAACCGGTCGAACAACCGGGGTCCGTCAGAACAACGTAACAACAATTCTGGTAACGCAGGCAACCGTTTTGCCGGACAGGGCCAGCAAAAACAACCATATAGCAACAACAATAACTTTAATAAGAATAAGCCTCATGGGGCAAACCGGCAGCAAAACCGTTCAAATCATGGCGGCAGAAACGCCCATCGTTCACCGCAGCCTGTACAGCCTAAAGTGGAGCCGCCGAAACCGAAGAATATTAAATTGGGCGAGTCCATCATTGTTAAGGAATTGGCCAGCAAGATGGGCCGTGAAGCCAGTGAAGTCATCAAAAAGCTGATGATGCTTGGCGTAATGGTCACCATCAACCAGGAAGTCGATTTTGATACGGCATCGTTGATTGCCACCGATTTTGGTGTAACAGTGGAGGCTTTGCCACCGGAAGAGGATCCGACGGAAATCCCTGAAATTGAAGATGACGAGGCAGATCTAGTGATAAGACCGCCGGTTGTAACGGTTATGGGTCATGTCGACCACGGCAAGACCTCGTTGTTGGATGCCATTCGCCAAACCCGGGTGACCCAGCAGGAGGCCGGCGGCATTACGCAGCATATCGGAGCCTACCAGGTTGTCTGTCAGGGCAAAAAAATCGTATTCCTGGATACCCCCGGTCACGAAGCGTTTACTGCTATGCGGGCCCGTGGTGCTCAGGTTACCGATATCGCTATTTTGGTGGTGGCCGCCGATGACGGCGTTATGCCGCAGACCATTGAAGCGATTAACCATGCCAAATCAGCCAAGGTGCCGATTATTGTGGCCATCAATAAAATGGACCGGCCGGGTGCCAATCCGGATAGGGTCAAGCAGCAGCTTGGCGATCACGGACTGGTGCCGGAGGACTGGGGCGGCGATACCATCATGGTGCCTGTCTCGGCTCATCAAAAAACCGGTATCGAAGAACTGTTGGAAATGATTCTGTTAATGGCGGAAGTGCAGGAAATTAAGGCTAACCCCAATCGGGCCGCCTATGGCATTATTATCGAAGCCGAGCTTGACAAAGGCCGTGGTCCGGTGGCTACCGTACTGGTGCAGAAGGGAACGCTGCGCATTGGTGATTCTATCATTGCCGGCACCGCTTTTGGCAAGGTACGGGCGATGGTCAACGACCGGGGCGAGAAGGTGAAGAAGGCGGAACCTTCGACACCGGTAGAAGTGCTGGGACTGGCGGATGTGCCGCAAGCTGGTGACATCTTAGTAGCCGTTGACGAAAAGACGGCCCGGGCAGTCGCCGAGAAGCGGATAGCCAAACGGCGTACCGAAGAAATGCAGCAGTCTCAGAAAGTGTCGCTGGATGACTTATTTAAACAAATCCAGGACGGAAATATTAAGGATCTGAACATTGTCATTAAGGCCGATGTGCAGGGGTCGATCGAGGCGCTGCGCCAATCGCTCTTAAATCTCAATACCGGTGAGGAAGTGCGCGTTTCCATCGTACATGCCGGCGTCGGTGCAATCAACGAGTCGGATGTCATGCTGGCTTCGGCTTCCAACGCCCTAATTATCGGCTTTAACGTCCGTCCCGACGGCAATGCCCGTAAAGCGGCGGAAAGCGAGAAAATCGATATTCGTCTCTACCGGGTTATTTATGAGGCGATCAATGATGTGGAAGCGGCTATGAAAGGGATGCTGGCGCCGGAGTATAAAGAAGTGGTACAGGGACGACTGGAAGTCAGAAAGGTTATTTCCGTCCCTAAAACAGTGGTGGCCGGTTCCTATGTGCTGGAAGGCAAGATCACCAGAACCTCTCAGATTCGTGTCGTCCGCAACGGTGTTGTGGTGCATGAAGGCGAAATTGAAGCGCTGCGCCGCTTTAAAGACGATGTCAAAGAAGTGGCTGCCGGTTATGAATGCGGCATCTCGGTAGAAAAATTCCGTGATATCAAGGAAGGCGATATTATCGAGTCCTTTGTCATGGAAGAAGTAAAGAAAGGTTAG
- the rbfA gene encoding 30S ribosome-binding factor RbfA, which produces MGQLRVEKVQEFIKQEASKIILNELKDPRVGFVTVTQVEATGDLRHAKIYVSLMGSDEQKAQTWEGLQKALGFLRSEIGKRLRMRFSPELTLHLDESLDYSDKIQKLLLKIKEDEDNR; this is translated from the coding sequence ATGGGACAACTCCGCGTGGAAAAGGTTCAGGAGTTTATTAAGCAGGAAGCCAGTAAAATTATCTTAAATGAATTGAAAGATCCCCGGGTCGGCTTTGTGACGGTGACTCAGGTGGAAGCGACCGGCGACCTCAGGCATGCGAAAATATATGTGAGTCTGATGGGTAGTGATGAACAGAAGGCTCAGACCTGGGAAGGACTGCAAAAGGCGCTCGGTTTTTTGCGTTCAGAAATCGGCAAACGGCTGCGTATGCGTTTTTCACCTGAGCTGACCTTACATTTGGATGAATCATTGGATTATAGTGATAAAATACAAAAATTGCTCTTAAAAATAAAAGAAGATGAGGATAACCGGTAG
- a CDS encoding DHH family phosphoesterase has protein sequence MEMSFASIAALLAAARSLVITGHIHPDGDCLGSVLALYHGLVAAGKKVQMLIDDDIPAMYRFMPGVELIGKPADAKLVCDALVVLDASDAERIGKVGAVVAAPVINIDHHTSNVKFADYWLIDSQAAATGELILRLLREMRTEITEDIAICLYTAIATDCGFFKYANTSPSTLRDAAQLMECGAQPHLIAEQLDTRPLATLTALGKVLQTLEFHAGGQIATISVTREVGEYAQNTEGFINYPRTVEGVEVAIMFKEAEDKNVRVSLRSKNIDVSSIALTFGGGGHMRAAGCTVTGSLKDAQVKVVAAVTEALDRTPL, from the coding sequence ATGGAAATGTCATTTGCAAGTATAGCAGCTTTGCTTGCGGCAGCGCGCAGCCTGGTGATTACCGGGCACATCCATCCTGATGGTGACTGCCTGGGGTCTGTTCTGGCGCTGTATCATGGGCTGGTGGCGGCCGGCAAAAAGGTTCAGATGCTGATTGATGATGATATTCCCGCTATGTACCGCTTTATGCCAGGAGTTGAGTTGATCGGCAAACCTGCCGATGCCAAGCTTGTCTGCGATGCTCTGGTGGTACTGGATGCCAGTGATGCCGAACGGATCGGCAAGGTTGGTGCCGTGGTAGCGGCGCCGGTAATTAATATTGATCACCATACCTCCAATGTTAAGTTTGCCGATTATTGGCTCATAGACAGTCAAGCTGCCGCAACCGGTGAACTCATTCTTAGGCTGCTGCGGGAAATGAGGACGGAAATTACCGAGGACATTGCTATTTGCTTATATACGGCGATTGCCACGGATTGTGGATTTTTTAAATATGCCAATACTTCTCCGTCTACCTTGCGGGATGCTGCTCAACTGATGGAGTGTGGTGCACAGCCACACTTAATAGCCGAACAATTGGACACTCGTCCGCTGGCCACGCTGACGGCGCTGGGCAAGGTGCTGCAAACGTTGGAGTTTCACGCCGGAGGGCAGATTGCGACTATTAGCGTAACCAGGGAAGTAGGCGAGTACGCTCAAAATACCGAAGGCTTTATAAATTATCCGCGGACGGTGGAAGGCGTGGAAGTGGCGATTATGTTCAAAGAAGCTGAAGATAAAAATGTCAGAGTCAGTTTGCGTTCGAAGAATATCGATGTCAGCAGCATTGCCTTGACTTTTGGCGGTGGCGGACATATGCGTGCTGCCGGCTGTACGGTAACAGGCAGCCTAAAGGATGCGCAGGTCAAAGTGGTGGCGGCTGTGACGGAAGCCCTGGACAGGACGCCGCTATGA
- the truB gene encoding tRNA pseudouridine(55) synthase TruB has product MTAGVINVLKPPGMTSHDVVSFIRRTYGLKRVGHAGTLDPAAAGVLPVFLGAATRLIEYVTDCDKSYRVELTFGYATDTGDDTGTVIAQAPCPALPVERLTAVLRSFLGDSEQIPPMYSAIKVNGKKLYDLARSGVTIERQPRKITITDIQLLTVKDNTLLFDVVCSKGTYIRSLCMDIGEKVGCPAVMSFLVRTRVGQFPLQEALTVEEIGQDKERALQPVDSSLGHMPELRLTAAQAQAFLYGQSIACASSETLPLRIYNEQGLLIGIGQSKDNSLLVPVKVFPDDIR; this is encoded by the coding sequence ATGACGGCAGGAGTTATTAATGTTTTGAAACCGCCAGGAATGACATCGCATGATGTCGTTTCTTTTATTCGCCGGACTTATGGCCTTAAACGGGTGGGCCATGCCGGTACGCTGGACCCGGCCGCTGCCGGTGTGCTGCCGGTTTTTTTAGGCGCGGCCACCCGGTTGATTGAATATGTGACCGACTGTGATAAAAGCTACCGGGTGGAGTTGACCTTCGGTTATGCCACCGATACCGGCGACGATACGGGGACGGTTATTGCCCAGGCGCCTTGTCCGGCACTGCCGGTCGAGCGGCTGACGGCGGTGCTGCGCTCCTTTTTAGGTGATAGCGAGCAAATCCCGCCGATGTATTCGGCCATCAAAGTGAATGGGAAGAAACTGTATGATCTGGCCCGTTCCGGGGTTACCATCGAGCGTCAGCCCCGTAAAATTACCATCACTGACATCCAATTGCTTACGGTCAAGGACAATACCCTGTTATTTGATGTGGTATGTTCTAAGGGGACCTATATCCGGTCTTTATGTATGGATATTGGTGAAAAAGTAGGTTGTCCGGCGGTTATGAGCTTCCTGGTACGGACCAGAGTCGGGCAATTTCCCCTGCAGGAGGCCTTGACGGTGGAAGAAATCGGGCAAGATAAAGAACGGGCTCTACAGCCGGTGGACAGTTCGCTCGGCCATATGCCGGAGCTGCGGCTCACGGCGGCACAAGCACAAGCCTTTCTCTATGGACAGAGCATAGCTTGCGCCAGCAGCGAAACTCTGCCGTTGCGTATTTACAACGAGCAAGGTTTACTGATCGGTATCGGCCAAAGTAAGGATAATTCCCTGCTTGTGCCGGTCAAGGTTTTTCCGGACGATATCCGGTGA
- a CDS encoding bifunctional riboflavin kinase/FAD synthetase — MESFDKIAKLTLQYKNIVIALGTFDGLHKGHQSVISRAVDIARASNGTSVVFTFSNHPLSVLDPLRCPPKLISQEEKETLLADMGVDVFVAIPFNQEFLTLSPQKFIELLLADFAPRHIVIGPNYSFGNKGEGTPDLLAKAGRRHGFAVDVQPAVYVDQQLVSSTLIRQMIAQGQVDEAARLLGRPFALTGKVIDGDKRGRTIGFPTANMELEPAFAIPANGVYAVQVWLKGKRYSGVANVGTNPTFHGVEQRLEVHLLDFSGDLYGQVLCTQFVAWLRGEVVFTGIEELKNQIDRDIQAALPYLKENINKYGT; from the coding sequence ATGGAAAGTTTTGATAAGATTGCTAAACTTACACTTCAATATAAAAACATTGTGATTGCTCTGGGGACTTTTGACGGTTTGCACAAAGGCCATCAGAGCGTGATCAGCCGGGCGGTGGACATTGCCAGGGCCTCGAACGGCACCAGCGTGGTGTTTACTTTCAGCAATCATCCCCTTTCGGTGCTGGACCCGCTGCGTTGTCCGCCTAAGCTTATCAGCCAGGAGGAAAAAGAGACTCTGCTGGCTGATATGGGGGTGGATGTGTTTGTCGCCATTCCTTTCAATCAGGAATTTCTGACGCTGTCGCCACAGAAGTTTATTGAATTATTGCTGGCGGACTTTGCGCCGCGGCATATTGTAATTGGTCCCAATTACTCCTTCGGCAACAAAGGGGAAGGTACGCCGGACCTGTTGGCCAAGGCTGGCCGGCGGCATGGTTTTGCCGTTGATGTTCAGCCGGCTGTATACGTCGATCAGCAGCTTGTCAGCAGTACGTTAATCAGACAGATGATCGCTCAGGGGCAGGTTGATGAGGCTGCCCGGCTGCTTGGCCGTCCCTTTGCTCTTACCGGCAAGGTCATTGACGGCGATAAGCGGGGCCGGACGATTGGTTTTCCCACAGCCAATATGGAACTGGAACCGGCGTTTGCCATCCCGGCCAATGGGGTATATGCGGTTCAGGTTTGGTTAAAGGGGAAACGGTATAGCGGTGTGGCTAACGTTGGTACCAACCCTACTTTTCACGGTGTGGAGCAGCGGCTGGAAGTACATCTCCTGGATTTCTCCGGCGATTTGTACGGGCAGGTTCTGTGTACGCAGTTTGTGGCCTGGCTGCGCGGAGAAGTGGTATTTACCGGTATAGAGGAGCTTAAAAACCAGATCGACCGGGATATTCAGGCAGCCTTGCCGTATTTGAAAGAAAATATTAATAAATACGGTACATGA
- the rpsO gene encoding 30S ribosomal protein S15 — protein sequence MLTPELKQQLIEKFRVHEADTGSPEVQIAILTERINYLTGHLKEHKKDHHSRRGLLKMVGQRRGLLNYLRDNDIARYRSILEKLNLRK from the coding sequence ATGTTAACACCTGAATTAAAACAACAGCTTATCGAAAAGTTCCGCGTTCATGAGGCCGATACCGGATCGCCGGAAGTGCAAATTGCCATTCTGACCGAGCGGATCAACTATCTGACCGGACACTTGAAGGAACATAAGAAGGACCATCATTCCCGTCGCGGCCTTTTGAAAATGGTTGGCCAACGCAGAGGCCTCTTAAACTATTTGCGCGATAATGATATTGCCCGTTACCGTTCCATTCTTGAAAAACTCAATCTGAGGAAATAG